GCTCAGCTGCCTGACCTGCACCGCATCGAGCTCTTGCGCCACCTTCAACATCTCATGACCACCGTCGTTGCGCCGTTTCGAAAGCTGCCAGTCCTGCAATTGCTGGGCGAGGTAGAAGGCCGGCTGGGCGTTGAGCGGCGGCCCGTTCACCGTGCCCACACCTTGCGCGCCATGGCAATGCTGGCAGGTGGCGGCGTACAGCGCGGGCGTGGCCGGGTCCACGGTGTCTTGCGTGGCGGGGCGCATGGCCCTTGCCGGCAGCGCGGCGTAGTGCTGGGCCACCCGCACGCGTTCGTGGCTGTCCAGAAAACGCGCCACGTCGCGCATGACGTCGTGCGGCCGCAGGCCGGCGGCGTAGTCTTCCATCTGCTTCTGCAGGTAACCCACGGGCAGGCCGGAGAGGCGCGGCGCGTCGTACCCGTTGCCTTCGCCACGCGCGCCGTGGCAGGTGGCGCAGGCGTAGCGCGCGCCGCCTTCGCCACCGCTCATGGCAATGAGTTCGCCGCTCTGGCCCCAGCGGTCATCGGTGTCTTCCATGCGGTCGGTGCAGGCCGCGTTGAGGGCCACGGTGCAAAACACCAGCAACAGCTTGGCGCTGAACTTCGCAGGCCGGTGTGGGGTGTGCAGCGTGGAGTGTGTGCGCATGGGAACTAGATCATCGTTCATGACGGAGGTTCGCGGTTCACCCAAGGTCAAGGGCAACACCAGGGGCAAACGCAGTGCCTGGCTGGTGCTGGCCTGCTTGGGCCTGGTGGCCTGCGACGGCCCGCCCGACCGCACACCCACCTTGGCCGACGCGGACACGGCCAGTGGCCGCCGGCTCGTGAGCGACAAAGGC
The sequence above is a segment of the Hydrogenophaga sp. BPS33 genome. Coding sequences within it:
- a CDS encoding c-type cytochrome; this encodes MRTHSTLHTPHRPAKFSAKLLLVFCTVALNAACTDRMEDTDDRWGQSGELIAMSGGEGGARYACATCHGARGEGNGYDAPRLSGLPVGYLQKQMEDYAAGLRPHDVMRDVARFLDSHERVRVAQHYAALPARAMRPATQDTVDPATPALYAATCQHCHGAQGVGTVNGPPLNAQPAFYLAQQLQDWQLSKRRNDGGHEMLKVAQELDAVQVRQLSLYLAQIPLRPALQDR